GCTTTGGGGGCAACGCCTCCCGCCTCAAATTACACGACCAGGCCCATCGCGCGTTCCACCTTTCTAAAATTTCCGCAGAGATTGGGCGCGATGTTGCAGATAAATCAGAGCGAGACATTATTGTTGCAGGGTCGGTTGGTCCAACGGGTGATATTATGCAACCCGTGGGACCACTTAGCCATTCTGATGCCGTAGAAATTTTTCACGAACAAGCCGAGGGATTGAAAGCAGGTGGCGCCGATATACTTTGGCTGGAAACGATCTCAGCGCCGGAAGAATATCGCGCCGCGGCTGAGGCCTTTGCACGCGCCGAAATGGCGTGGTGCGGCACAATGAGCTTTGACACTGCGGGGCGCACAATGATGGGCGTCACCTCAACCGCTTTTGTTAAGCTTGCCAGTGGCTTGCCCAACCCTCCGCTTGGATTTGGGGCAAATTGCGGCACGGGCGCGGCGGATCTTTTACGTACGCTGCAAGGCTTGGCAGCGCATTCGCCCGCACAAGCATTGATCGCCAAAGGCAATGCCGGAATTCCAAAATATGTCGACGGTCATATTCACTATGACGGAACCCCAGAACTTATGGCCGATTATGCTGTGATGGCGCGTGACAGCGGGGCGACAATAATCGGTGGGTGCTGCGGGACCATGCCAGAACATCTCTCGGCGATGCGCAAAGCGCTTGAAACGCGGCCCAGCGCAGACAAGCCAAGCCATCAAGACATCACAAAGGCTTTGGGGGCGTTTTCTTCTGAAACGGATGGCACAGGACCGGGCAGCGCTCCACCGACACGGGTGCGGCACGGGCGGCGTAAATAAACACCCCGCACCGCCACCCCAAAAGCCTTTAAAATTGGCAGCAAAGCTGCCGCTATAAACGGTTATTAACGCCGCATTTTGAAAAGGATTGCATGGTATTGGCGAAATTCACCTGCGCTTCATCTCCATGAAAGCTCAAGAAAAATAAGGTTTGACGCGCCAACCTGAAGCCTTTTTTAAAGCCCAATTTGTTTGCCAAACCGCTAGAAATTTTCAACGCAACAGACAAGCGCAAACGCATAGAAACGGCTTAATTCATAAAAAATATGCAAAATTTGAGCATCGCTTTTTTAATTATCCTTCGCTAAGTCGGCTTTACGACGATTGGTGTCGTAAACCGGAAAGTCTAAAACATAGGTTTCCGCAAAAGGTGACACAAAAAGAGCAACCGAGCGCTTGGATCATGTAACGAAGGATGTTGCGAATGGCCGATCAAGAAGATGAAATTATCCTCTCAGAATTGGATGATGAAGAACTCGTTCAACAGATGTTTGACGACCTGTATGATGGGTTGAAAGAGGAAATAGAAGAGGCTGTGCATATCCTGCTTGAGCGCAAGTGGGAGCCATATCGCGTTCTGACAGAAGCCTTGGTGGGCGGGATGACAAT
The sequence above is drawn from the Rhodobacteraceae bacterium IMCC1335 genome and encodes:
- the bmt gene encoding betaine--homocysteine S-methyltransferase, with translation MNTPFEKMLSERPWILADGATGTNLFNMGLLSGDAPELWNEQHPERIRKLYQLAVDAGSDLFLTNSFGGNASRLKLHDQAHRAFHLSKISAEIGRDVADKSERDIIVAGSVGPTGDIMQPVGPLSHSDAVEIFHEQAEGLKAGGADILWLETISAPEEYRAAAEAFARAEMAWCGTMSFDTAGRTMMGVTSTAFVKLASGLPNPPLGFGANCGTGAADLLRTLQGLAAHSPAQALIAKGNAGIPKYVDGHIHYDGTPELMADYAVMARDSGATIIGGCCGTMPEHLSAMRKALETRPSADKPSHQDITKALGAFSSETDGTGPGSAPPTRVRHGRRK